A single Paenibacillus sp. FSL R5-0517 DNA region contains:
- a CDS encoding extracellular solute-binding protein codes for MRKISLKMPVAAVMTSLLILTTACSGGSSSTGTTSDGKKEVTVSFRSSGSEDTLTKFFQSGLVDQFEKENPDIKINIAPVLASEGDYTSKMVLQMKSPDTAPDVIAEDTSIIKSDAAAGYLEPLDTQVQGWSDWEEHIIDNLKAGVTGEDGKVYGVPATSDTRGIWYNKELFQQAGLEVPFKPASWAEVLEAARTIKQKLPGVTPLNMIVGKANGEGVTMQTLEMLLYGTADTLYDDTSKKWVVNSPGLLDSFKFIDQVFNTDKTGPTMQVALNGQAGSIAFQQQFPQDKLAMAVDGSWAGSTWAENGAAPIANVEEKIGFAPFPTQNGEAPGATTMSGGWAWSVPAQAKNKEEAWKFIEFLMNKENATARVIAEGSLSPRNDSTEVEGYTDRPYTKEAQELLNVAHFRPANDQYATVSAQLQSIVESIASGKLTPEDGITQLKDNVSRSLGADSIEEK; via the coding sequence ATGAGAAAAATATCTTTGAAAATGCCGGTAGCAGCAGTTATGACATCCTTGCTCATTCTAACGACAGCTTGTTCAGGCGGAAGTTCAAGTACAGGCACAACCAGTGATGGCAAGAAGGAAGTAACCGTATCGTTCCGTTCTTCAGGATCTGAAGATACACTTACGAAGTTTTTCCAATCCGGATTGGTGGATCAATTCGAGAAAGAAAATCCGGATATCAAAATCAACATTGCTCCTGTATTGGCAAGTGAAGGTGATTATACGTCCAAAATGGTTTTGCAGATGAAATCGCCTGACACGGCGCCTGATGTTATTGCCGAAGATACATCTATTATCAAATCCGATGCTGCTGCGGGATATCTGGAGCCGCTGGATACACAGGTTCAGGGCTGGTCCGATTGGGAAGAACACATCATCGACAACCTGAAGGCAGGGGTTACGGGTGAAGATGGCAAGGTATACGGTGTTCCGGCTACCTCGGATACACGCGGGATCTGGTACAACAAGGAATTGTTTCAACAGGCAGGTCTGGAAGTTCCATTCAAACCTGCAAGCTGGGCAGAAGTACTCGAAGCAGCACGTACCATCAAGCAAAAACTGCCAGGTGTGACACCGCTTAATATGATCGTGGGCAAAGCAAACGGTGAAGGGGTTACCATGCAGACGCTGGAAATGCTGCTCTATGGTACGGCAGACACATTGTATGACGATACCAGCAAGAAATGGGTCGTGAACAGCCCGGGCCTTCTGGATTCATTCAAATTCATAGATCAAGTGTTCAACACGGATAAAACAGGTCCGACTATGCAGGTCGCCTTGAATGGACAAGCTGGCAGTATTGCATTCCAGCAACAGTTCCCGCAAGACAAACTGGCGATGGCTGTAGATGGTAGCTGGGCAGGTTCGACATGGGCCGAGAACGGTGCTGCTCCAATTGCCAACGTCGAAGAGAAAATAGGTTTTGCGCCATTCCCGACACAAAATGGGGAAGCACCTGGAGCAACGACGATGTCTGGAGGATGGGCTTGGTCCGTTCCTGCACAAGCGAAGAACAAGGAAGAAGCTTGGAAATTTATCGAGTTTCTGATGAATAAGGAAAATGCGACTGCACGCGTAATAGCGGAAGGCAGCCTCAGTCCACGTAATGATTCCACAGAAGTTGAAGGGTATACGGATCGTCCATATACCAAAGAAGCACAGGAACTCTTGAATGTGGCTCACTTCCGTCCGGCGAACGATCAGTATGCAACGGTATCCGCACAATTGCAAAGTATCGTAGAGAGTATTGCCTCTGGCAAGCTGACGCCGGAAGACGGAATTACGCAATTGAAGGACAACGTATCCCGCTCCCTTGGCGCGGACAGCATCGAAGAGAAATAA
- a CDS encoding sugar ABC transporter permease — protein sequence MKRKAPGSFLFLMPSVLLLLVFFIVPIILTICFAFTNMALTGAAAKSLEFVGFQNFINMFHDPDFRISVWRTLVFLIFSAVIGQVLLGFILALLMKEKNVTFRRVIGIIVIAGWVTPEIVVAFCMVAFFSDNGSLNQILGWFGANPISWLFSFPMVSVIIANIWHGTAFSMMVYQSALDDIPKEVEEAAIIDSATGFQIVRHITIPMVKGSIVTNMMLVTLQTLGVFTLIYTMTGGGPGTSTQTLPIFMYNQAFVNYQFGYGTAISLVLLFIGIIASLFYMRSMKVKV from the coding sequence ATGAAAAGGAAAGCACCAGGCTCATTTCTGTTTCTCATGCCTTCCGTACTGTTATTACTCGTGTTTTTCATTGTTCCCATCATTCTGACGATCTGCTTTGCCTTTACGAATATGGCTCTGACCGGGGCGGCAGCCAAGAGTCTGGAGTTCGTCGGATTTCAGAATTTCATTAATATGTTCCATGATCCGGACTTCCGCATTAGTGTCTGGCGTACGCTGGTCTTTCTCATCTTCTCCGCAGTGATTGGTCAGGTATTGCTTGGGTTCATTCTGGCTCTTCTAATGAAGGAAAAAAATGTGACGTTCCGCCGGGTCATTGGCATCATCGTCATTGCTGGCTGGGTGACACCCGAGATTGTGGTGGCATTCTGTATGGTTGCCTTTTTCAGTGACAATGGTTCATTGAATCAGATTCTTGGCTGGTTTGGGGCGAATCCGATCTCCTGGTTGTTCAGTTTCCCAATGGTGAGTGTCATTATCGCAAATATTTGGCACGGCACAGCCTTTTCGATGATGGTCTACCAATCGGCTCTGGATGATATTCCGAAGGAAGTCGAAGAAGCTGCCATTATTGACAGTGCTACAGGGTTCCAGATCGTCAGACACATTACAATTCCAATGGTAAAAGGGTCGATCGTGACCAACATGATGTTGGTTACCCTACAGACACTGGGTGTGTTCACGCTGATCTATACGATGACCGGTGGTGGCCCGGGTACTTCGACACAAACCTTGCCAATCTTCATGTACAACCAGGCCTTTGTGAATTATCAGTTTGGATATGGTACAGCCATTTCGCTGGTTCTGCTGTTCATCGGTATCATCGCCAGCCTGTTCTACATGCGATCCATGAAAGTGAAAGTGTAA
- a CDS encoding carbohydrate ABC transporter permease has product MVKHGLQRKIQYGILVFLGLCFLLPLLWIILASFDPNAQQGIKMPSTWTIQNFKDVLGDASNLRSFGVGLILSGGQAVLVVLVSVLAAYPLSRYEMRFKKSFLLSILFMTALPITAVMVPVFQMFLFFKMQNSIIATMLFLTASSLPYGIWMMKNFMDSVPIDLEESAWIDGASVWNGLRRIVAPLMLPGIATIAIFTFSGSWGNFFVPYILLQTPEKLPASVTIYQFFGSHGMVEYGRLAAFSLLYTMPSVVLYIFSQRYMSKGFSMGGATKG; this is encoded by the coding sequence ATGGTCAAACATGGGCTTCAACGTAAAATCCAGTACGGGATTCTAGTCTTTCTAGGGCTCTGTTTTTTATTGCCGCTGCTCTGGATCATTTTGGCTTCATTTGATCCGAACGCACAGCAGGGCATCAAAATGCCCAGTACCTGGACCATTCAAAATTTCAAGGATGTACTCGGGGATGCGAGCAATCTTCGTTCATTCGGTGTCGGCCTGATTCTGTCGGGAGGGCAAGCGGTATTGGTTGTTTTGGTATCAGTACTTGCTGCGTATCCTCTGTCCCGTTATGAAATGAGATTTAAAAAGAGCTTCCTGTTATCCATTCTGTTCATGACAGCTCTTCCGATTACGGCCGTGATGGTTCCGGTATTTCAAATGTTTCTGTTCTTCAAAATGCAAAATAGCATCATTGCCACCATGCTGTTCCTGACCGCATCTTCACTTCCTTACGGTATCTGGATGATGAAAAACTTCATGGATTCGGTGCCCATTGATCTGGAAGAATCGGCATGGATTGATGGCGCGTCCGTCTGGAATGGCTTGAGACGAATCGTAGCACCATTGATGTTGCCAGGTATTGCAACGATAGCGATATTTACCTTTTCGGGAAGTTGGGGCAACTTCTTCGTGCCATATATCCTGCTCCAGACACCGGAGAAACTTCCGGCATCGGTCACGATCTATCAATTCTTCGGCAGCCACGGCATGGTTGAATACGGCAGATTGGCTGCATTTTCACTACTTTATACGATGCCTTCGGTTGTGCTATATATCTTCTCCCAGCGTTACATGTCCAAAGGCTTCAGCATGGGCGGGGCAACCAAAGGTTAA
- a CDS encoding alpha-mannosidase: protein MTTKKTAHLISHTHWDREWYMPYEHHHVLLIELMDKLLDTLDQDPEYRYFHLDGQTIIREDYLQVRPEQQERLDRYIREGRIHFGPWYVLQDEFLTSSEANLRNLLIGHRDARPFGVISKTGYFPDSFGNMGQAPQILQQADIHNAIFGRGVKPTGFNNAVVDADSYESPYSEMIWRSPDGSEVLGILFANWYCNGMEVPVEPEKAQVYWDKNLEDAEKFASTPHLLFMNGCDHQPIQTDLPEALRTAAALYPDVEFIHSNFDDYIEAVTKDVPENLATIEGELRSQHTDGWGTLVNTASARVYLKQLNQQGQTLLEKVAEPLAAMAHVAGVKDYPHHLLTHAWKMLMQNHPHDSICGCSVDEVHREMVTRFAKSRQLAEKLVSQSAQAIAESIRAQPAEAWGEEAVPFTVFNTSGWNRNGIMEMDLIVDKAFFPEGPNPQALAQKVEKDALPAYQLVDSDGHTYSAEIKDLGAHFGYELPKDRFRQPYMARKVRVTFQAVDVPSLGYKTYALIPVQKQTEIAEVPATSELVQVQGMMMENGHLRVTIEENGTATIEDKVSGAVYRGLNSYENTGDIGNEYVYRQPDGEMTLTTKHLKADLRIVEQSPYRAVMESVLHWDIPAGADELFELEKRQMVPFTERKAQRVKNTVPLVITTTYTLEAGSNMVKVKSEFNNQAKDHRLRALFPSGLVTEEHYADSIFEVAKRSNTPAKEWVNPSNAQHQQTFVHVTDGDRGLMIANKGLNEYEILQHEEGSTIAVTLLRASSELGDWGVFETPEAQCLGHQSVEYAIIPFAGDAAQSGACASAYVYPIPWTTVQLGSLARTFEWEVHAGADGQKVELPLSKQWLAWNTQSSSLAFSTLKIAEETGDVIARWYNLNTEAAELNVQPGFECAYVYESDVLERVKDTLEEDSQTISGFKIVTQGYALR from the coding sequence ATGACAACCAAAAAGACGGCACATCTCATCTCGCATACCCATTGGGACCGGGAATGGTATATGCCTTATGAACATCATCATGTTCTTCTCATTGAGCTGATGGATAAACTGCTGGACACGCTCGATCAGGACCCGGAATATCGTTATTTCCATCTGGACGGGCAGACGATTATTCGTGAGGATTATTTGCAGGTTCGGCCTGAACAACAGGAGAGACTTGACCGCTATATTCGTGAAGGACGGATTCATTTTGGCCCATGGTATGTGTTACAGGATGAGTTTCTGACCAGCAGCGAGGCCAACTTGCGAAATCTGCTCATCGGTCATCGTGATGCTCGTCCATTCGGTGTGATATCCAAGACGGGGTACTTCCCTGACTCATTCGGAAATATGGGACAGGCACCGCAGATTCTGCAACAGGCGGACATTCATAACGCGATCTTCGGGCGCGGGGTAAAGCCTACCGGATTCAATAATGCCGTGGTTGATGCGGATAGTTACGAATCTCCCTATTCCGAGATGATCTGGCGTTCGCCGGATGGCTCGGAAGTGCTCGGTATTTTGTTCGCGAATTGGTACTGCAATGGGATGGAAGTTCCGGTTGAACCAGAGAAAGCTCAAGTATACTGGGATAAAAATCTGGAGGATGCCGAGAAATTCGCCTCGACTCCACATCTGTTGTTCATGAATGGTTGTGATCATCAGCCGATCCAGACGGATCTGCCTGAGGCTTTACGCACGGCGGCTGCGTTGTATCCGGATGTGGAATTTATTCACTCCAATTTTGACGATTACATTGAGGCGGTTACGAAAGATGTCCCTGAAAATCTGGCGACCATTGAAGGTGAACTTCGCAGTCAGCATACGGATGGTTGGGGAACACTGGTGAACACGGCATCCGCACGGGTTTATCTGAAACAGTTGAATCAGCAGGGGCAGACGTTGCTCGAAAAAGTAGCTGAACCACTGGCCGCCATGGCCCATGTAGCCGGGGTTAAAGATTATCCGCATCATCTGTTAACACATGCTTGGAAGATGCTGATGCAGAACCACCCGCATGATAGCATCTGCGGATGCAGTGTGGATGAGGTTCACCGTGAGATGGTGACCCGCTTCGCCAAGAGCAGACAGCTTGCAGAGAAATTGGTTTCCCAGAGCGCGCAAGCGATTGCTGAATCCATTCGTGCGCAACCTGCTGAGGCTTGGGGAGAGGAAGCCGTGCCGTTCACTGTATTCAACACGAGTGGGTGGAATCGAAATGGCATCATGGAGATGGATCTTATTGTGGACAAAGCCTTTTTCCCGGAAGGGCCTAATCCTCAGGCACTTGCACAGAAGGTGGAAAAAGATGCACTGCCAGCATATCAACTGGTCGATTCGGATGGACACACGTACTCGGCTGAAATCAAGGATCTGGGTGCACATTTCGGTTATGAACTTCCGAAGGATCGCTTCCGACAGCCTTATATGGCTCGTAAAGTTAGAGTGACTTTCCAGGCGGTGGATGTACCTTCGCTGGGTTATAAGACGTATGCTCTTATTCCAGTTCAGAAGCAAACAGAGATTGCTGAAGTGCCCGCTACGAGCGAACTCGTTCAGGTTCAGGGAATGATGATGGAAAACGGTCATTTGCGGGTGACGATTGAAGAGAATGGTACGGCAACGATTGAAGATAAGGTCTCCGGTGCTGTATACAGGGGCTTGAATTCATATGAAAATACCGGTGATATCGGCAATGAATACGTCTATCGTCAGCCTGACGGAGAGATGACGCTGACCACGAAGCATCTGAAGGCAGACCTGCGGATCGTGGAGCAATCTCCGTATCGTGCAGTCATGGAGAGTGTATTACACTGGGACATTCCTGCTGGAGCAGATGAACTGTTCGAGCTGGAGAAGCGCCAAATGGTTCCTTTTACAGAACGGAAGGCACAGCGGGTGAAGAACACGGTTCCGCTGGTAATTACGACAACGTATACGCTGGAAGCAGGCAGTAATATGGTCAAAGTAAAATCTGAATTTAACAATCAGGCCAAGGATCATCGGCTGCGTGCACTCTTTCCATCCGGACTGGTGACAGAGGAACATTATGCAGATTCCATCTTTGAGGTTGCCAAACGTTCGAACACACCAGCCAAGGAATGGGTGAATCCGAGTAATGCGCAGCATCAGCAAACCTTTGTACATGTGACGGATGGTGACCGTGGCTTGATGATTGCAAACAAAGGGCTGAATGAATACGAGATTTTACAGCATGAAGAGGGCAGTACGATTGCGGTAACGCTGCTGCGTGCTTCCTCGGAACTGGGAGATTGGGGTGTGTTTGAAACACCAGAAGCCCAATGTCTGGGACATCAGAGTGTGGAATATGCGATTATTCCATTTGCAGGTGATGCTGCACAGTCGGGAGCATGTGCTTCCGCATATGTGTATCCAATTCCGTGGACGACTGTGCAGCTAGGATCATTAGCACGCACTTTTGAGTGGGAAGTTCATGCCGGAGCTGATGGGCAGAAGGTGGAGTTGCCTCTGTCGAAGCAATGGTTAGCGTGGAATACACAAAGTTCGTCACTAGCCTTCTCCACATTGAAGATCGCGGAGGAAACGGGAGACGTGATCGCTCGCTGGTATAATCTGAATACCGAAGCCGCAGAGTTGAACGTTCAGCCTGGATTCGAATGCGCCTATGTCTATGAGAGCGATGTGCTGGAACGGGTCAAGGACACGTTGGAAGAGGACAGCCAGACGATATCCGGGTTCAAGATTGTTACACAAGGGTATGCGTTACGTTGA
- a CDS encoding Gfo/Idh/MocA family oxidoreductase has product MTIRIGKISLWHVHAWDYIKQAQEHEDTVIAAVWDEDAKRGQEAAERLNVPFYASLEDMLAKDDIDAVIVDAPTRIHEEVITAAAKAGKHIFTEKVIAATQAESNRILDEVKANKVKMTVSLPRLNAGYTLTIQDVLNQGLLGKVTYVRARLSHGGAISNWLPEHFYDLKDCQGGALIDLGCHPMYLAKLFLGQEVTAVNANFGYITGKEVEDNAVATLFTDSGAVGVVEAGFVNSHSPFTIEVHGTEGTLLYGTPDDKLLIRTKAAQGQYEEWTELPLADKRESAFNQWVTHIQHDTDATENVQIAMELTRLMEAANLSNKEGRRITLSELKG; this is encoded by the coding sequence GTGACCATTCGAATTGGGAAAATTAGCTTGTGGCATGTTCACGCATGGGATTACATCAAGCAGGCACAGGAACATGAGGATACAGTCATCGCAGCGGTGTGGGATGAAGATGCCAAGCGGGGACAGGAAGCGGCTGAACGTTTAAACGTACCATTCTATGCTTCACTCGAAGATATGCTGGCTAAGGATGACATCGATGCCGTTATTGTAGATGCGCCAACCCGCATTCATGAAGAGGTGATCACCGCTGCTGCAAAAGCAGGGAAACACATCTTCACGGAGAAAGTTATTGCAGCGACACAAGCGGAATCCAACAGAATCCTTGATGAGGTAAAGGCAAACAAAGTCAAGATGACAGTCTCCTTACCACGTCTGAATGCAGGGTATACGCTCACGATTCAAGATGTACTTAACCAGGGATTGCTTGGCAAAGTGACTTATGTTAGAGCACGTTTATCGCATGGTGGAGCGATTTCGAACTGGTTACCTGAACACTTCTATGATCTGAAGGATTGTCAGGGCGGTGCACTGATTGATCTGGGCTGCCATCCTATGTATCTGGCCAAATTGTTTCTGGGTCAGGAAGTAACAGCGGTTAATGCGAACTTCGGATACATTACAGGCAAAGAAGTGGAAGATAATGCAGTTGCAACCTTGTTTACGGATTCCGGAGCAGTTGGTGTTGTTGAAGCTGGTTTTGTGAATAGCCATTCTCCGTTTACGATTGAGGTTCATGGTACGGAAGGCACCCTTCTCTACGGGACACCTGATGATAAGCTGTTGATTCGTACAAAAGCAGCACAAGGACAGTATGAAGAATGGACTGAACTTCCTTTGGCAGACAAAAGGGAAAGCGCATTCAATCAATGGGTCACACATATACAACATGATACGGATGCAACGGAAAACGTGCAGATCGCTATGGAGCTGACCCGGTTAATGGAAGCCGCGAATCTCTCTAACAAGGAAGGACGCAGAATCACTCTGAGTGAGTTGAAGGGTTAG
- a CDS encoding AraC family transcriptional regulator encodes MSLYPYEKMLERQDLLERLDIAMVWGHYEIRVMRFHLTSFPAGRVVDFHNHAEFEFHFIPRGKGKVILDDQTHALSEGMLYLTGPGVVHYQEADAKEDMDELCLHVDIVHKPREHVDPWEAAESEETIEKLRTLPHTPVNDYHRAMQCFLEAYEACDQKLLGYYTSIKQLVISILLKTVRAYDTGGNRPEAPVRDMSAYRYEYAVQYMEANHPTAVTLEHVAEKLHISSRQLQRIFYQVQPEMPFSRVLEDIRLRAVCRNLEESNISIEQIALASGFNNANYLHAVFRKRLGMTPSAFRKMKQPILK; translated from the coding sequence TTGAGCCTGTATCCTTATGAGAAAATGCTTGAACGGCAGGATCTCCTAGAGAGACTGGATATTGCAATGGTGTGGGGACATTATGAGATTCGCGTAATGCGATTTCATCTGACTTCTTTTCCAGCGGGCCGAGTTGTGGATTTCCATAATCATGCGGAGTTTGAATTTCATTTTATCCCGAGAGGTAAAGGTAAGGTTATTCTCGATGACCAGACACATGCACTCTCGGAAGGTATGCTGTATTTGACCGGTCCGGGTGTCGTTCATTATCAGGAGGCGGATGCCAAAGAGGATATGGATGAACTCTGTCTTCATGTGGATATCGTTCACAAGCCAAGAGAGCATGTCGATCCTTGGGAAGCCGCTGAATCTGAGGAGACGATTGAAAAGCTGAGAACGCTTCCGCATACCCCGGTGAATGATTATCATCGGGCGATGCAGTGTTTTTTGGAAGCCTATGAGGCATGTGATCAGAAATTATTAGGTTATTATACATCGATCAAGCAACTGGTCATTAGCATATTACTCAAAACCGTGCGCGCATACGACACCGGTGGGAATCGACCGGAAGCCCCTGTTCGGGACATGTCGGCGTATCGTTATGAGTATGCAGTGCAGTATATGGAGGCGAATCATCCTACAGCAGTCACGCTGGAGCATGTAGCTGAGAAACTTCATATCAGCAGCAGACAATTGCAGAGAATCTTCTATCAAGTACAGCCTGAGATGCCGTTCAGCCGCGTACTGGAGGATATTCGTCTGCGCGCCGTGTGCCGTAATCTGGAGGAAAGTAATATATCCATCGAACAGATCGCTCTCGCTTCAGGCTTCAATAATGCCAACTATTTGCATGCTGTATTTCGTAAACGTCTGGGGATGACCCCGTCGGCTTTTCGTAAAATGAAACAACCAATACTTAAGTGA
- a CDS encoding Gfo/Idh/MocA family oxidoreductase: MSKVYRIGIIGCGGIANGKHLPSLSKLDNVELVAFCDIVQERADEAKQKYGSTDAEVYTDYQELLKDESLDIVHVLTPNISHAEISIAALEAGKHVMCEKPMAKTSAEAQLMLEAAERTGKKLTIGYNNRFREDSQYLKKVCEAGDLGNIYFAKAHAIRRRAVPTWGVFLDEEKQGGGPLIDIGTHALDLTLWMMDNYQPKVVLGTTYHELSQRENAANAWGPWDPKQFSVEDSAFGMIVMENGATIMLESSWALNSLDVDEAKCSLSGSEAGADMKNGLRINGEKFSRLYTNEIELSAGGVAFYDGKSESAPDVEMRKWIEAIENDQEPVVTPKQALVVSQILEALYESARTGKAVYLNNANEA, translated from the coding sequence ATGAGTAAAGTATATCGTATCGGAATTATTGGCTGTGGTGGAATCGCGAATGGTAAACATCTGCCAAGTCTGAGTAAACTGGATAATGTTGAACTGGTGGCTTTCTGCGATATTGTTCAGGAACGTGCAGATGAAGCCAAGCAAAAATATGGCTCTACAGATGCTGAGGTCTACACAGATTATCAGGAACTGCTCAAGGATGAGTCTCTGGATATTGTGCATGTGCTTACCCCGAATATTTCCCATGCCGAGATTTCCATTGCTGCCCTGGAAGCGGGCAAACATGTCATGTGTGAGAAACCAATGGCGAAGACGTCTGCTGAAGCACAACTCATGTTGGAAGCGGCAGAACGTACCGGTAAGAAACTGACGATTGGATACAACAACCGTTTCAGAGAAGACAGTCAATATTTGAAGAAGGTGTGCGAAGCGGGTGATCTGGGGAATATCTATTTTGCCAAAGCACATGCCATTAGACGGAGAGCAGTACCAACCTGGGGTGTTTTCCTGGATGAGGAGAAACAAGGTGGCGGTCCGCTGATTGATATTGGTACGCACGCACTTGATCTGACGCTCTGGATGATGGATAACTATCAACCAAAGGTTGTACTCGGCACGACCTACCATGAACTCTCGCAACGTGAAAATGCGGCCAACGCCTGGGGCCCATGGGACCCGAAACAATTCTCCGTAGAAGACTCGGCCTTTGGCATGATTGTGATGGAGAATGGTGCAACGATCATGCTGGAATCCAGCTGGGCGCTTAACTCACTGGACGTGGATGAAGCCAAATGCAGCTTGAGCGGAAGCGAAGCGGGTGCGGATATGAAGAACGGACTGCGCATCAATGGCGAGAAATTCAGCCGTCTATACACCAACGAGATTGAACTGAGTGCAGGCGGGGTAGCATTCTATGATGGCAAGAGTGAGAGCGCACCGGATGTGGAGATGAGAAAGTGGATCGAAGCGATTGAGAACGATCAGGAGCCAGTCGTTACACCAAAACAAGCGCTCGTTGTATCTCAGATCCTGGAAGCACTCTATGAATCTGCTCGTACAGGCAAGGCTGTATACTTGAATAACGCTAACGAAGCATAG
- a CDS encoding glycosyltransferase family A protein yields MTKHKTSHGVSIVVCTNRPQFFENILQNYSRQHYQSKELIIVLNHDHMNLSLYQKRVRNLANVHVYQVPESISLGQCLNAGITRTRFSLIAKFDDDDYYSPHYLAEQVRELRRTQSDIVGKHSCLVYLGASKTLLVRSPTEKNKPVEFVQGGTILFKREVLKKVRFTDRSIGEDVTFLRQCRKRGFKAYATSPFNYVYHRRQNKKSHTWRADDNFYLEGSTKLAVTDDFRPFACKKL; encoded by the coding sequence TTGACTAAACATAAAACGAGTCATGGTGTTTCCATTGTTGTATGTACCAATCGGCCGCAATTTTTTGAGAACATCCTACAGAATTACAGTCGGCAGCATTATCAAAGCAAAGAGCTGATCATTGTTCTGAACCATGACCATATGAATCTGTCATTATATCAGAAACGCGTTCGAAATCTTGCCAATGTTCATGTATACCAAGTTCCGGAGAGCATATCGCTAGGACAATGCTTAAACGCCGGAATAACAAGGACTCGCTTTTCGTTGATCGCCAAATTTGATGATGATGACTACTATTCACCGCATTATTTGGCGGAACAGGTGAGAGAACTCAGACGGACCCAAAGTGATATTGTGGGCAAACATTCCTGTCTGGTCTACCTGGGTGCTTCTAAGACACTATTGGTCAGATCACCTACTGAGAAAAATAAACCGGTTGAATTTGTACAGGGCGGCACGATTTTATTCAAAAGGGAGGTCTTGAAAAAAGTCCGCTTCACGGACCGTTCAATAGGGGAAGATGTAACCTTCCTGAGACAATGCAGAAAAAGAGGATTCAAAGCGTACGCGACCTCACCATTCAATTATGTCTATCACCGTAGACAGAACAAAAAAAGCCATACGTGGAGAGCGGATGATAACTTCTACCTGGAGGGAAGCACCAAACTTGCGGTTACGGACGATTTCAGACCCTTTGCTTGCAAGAAACTATAG
- a CDS encoding FCD domain-containing protein has protein sequence MSSTFSFRFEKVSTKKVSEFIREQLEEAIILKELMSEEQLPAERDLAEIFNVSRITVREALSSLEEKGLIEKRVGAKGGTFVLPLTANSHKRTREEIKRDWAQMLKVFEYRTIIEPEGAFLAAERITAGELELLESYMEQSIEPDCTREWFRALDVKFHLTIAKASGNPYCEKAVRQIRTKINPALDLMPYDDRIRTVNHGVHMEILEALKAHDQFKSREMMKKHIEFSADAIYARLVSESDENEGNDSE, from the coding sequence ATGTCCAGTACGTTTTCATTTCGTTTTGAGAAAGTATCTACCAAAAAGGTTAGTGAGTTCATTAGAGAACAACTGGAAGAAGCCATTATTCTGAAGGAATTAATGAGTGAAGAACAGCTTCCAGCCGAGCGAGATCTGGCAGAGATTTTTAATGTAAGTCGCATTACCGTTCGTGAGGCACTCTCTTCACTGGAAGAGAAAGGTTTGATTGAGAAAAGGGTGGGTGCCAAAGGTGGAACATTTGTATTGCCTCTGACAGCCAATTCGCATAAACGGACCAGAGAAGAGATTAAACGGGATTGGGCACAGATGCTCAAGGTGTTTGAATATCGAACCATCATCGAGCCGGAGGGAGCTTTTCTCGCTGCTGAGCGGATCACCGCAGGCGAACTGGAGCTTCTGGAGAGCTATATGGAGCAAAGTATAGAGCCAGACTGTACAAGGGAATGGTTCAGAGCGCTGGATGTGAAATTTCATCTGACCATCGCCAAAGCTTCCGGGAATCCCTATTGCGAGAAGGCTGTCAGACAGATTCGGACCAAAATTAATCCGGCGCTCGACTTGATGCCTTATGATGACCGGATACGTACGGTCAACCATGGTGTACATATGGAGATTCTTGAAGCACTGAAGGCACATGACCAATTCAAGTCCCGAGAGATGATGAAAAAACATATCGAATTCTCGGCGGATGCAATCTATGCCCGTTTGGTTTCTGAATCGGATGAAAATGAAGGGAATGACAGCGAATGA